One genomic segment of Candidatus Zixiibacteriota bacterium includes these proteins:
- a CDS encoding PAS domain S-box protein produces the protein MYQNTQKAFEKFVADHKPGLMVRLSHLIIVQVAFVFAAFILIVLYPSAQGSWSRDTERLTAHLKVHESQMLTVMGDSNGGPADSLTQARAEVVLGETMAVDKGIVLAQLRFHQSDGESLECWYRPDTTAAVGQDLDILCEVRAIDDRQLWGADLHGRLIPLELDNERILYGYSFGEETGNTALLLFVWEHNLLVSDRSAMLYALLILFLGATLSALLMVYLIIRRFNHPYRLLLHGLEQTAQGEMYFEIKGEGEQELDRVRTAFNQISRTLWDDQQKMAQYDHRLKDATVSLKESQILLGTIIENSPVGVVASDLNGSIIIFNRKASELFGYSIREAMGSPLETIFDRAVDSQTDEEKSTDSESGFEIVGRRKDDSHFPAYLISLPLAAGDGSPIAQLYMVRDITESKRFQEMMIRLDRFYNRGRMSGEIAHEINNHLSVLSGNLELLPLAMARGEQEKTDRNLQQMREAVERINRFSDGLMDSNQSVQGDVTLEVCDVNQLVENVITFLKPQNRFDRVTIDTRLSTSVPLVQIDAAQVQQVLVNLVDNAAEAICDSGVEGHIVVSTATTVICGERAACIEVSDNGPGVPSDKVDRLFEHRFTTKLRGNGIGLVTCRKILDGHNGQITYAYDQGAIFTLCLPVWQSADFDVTSFSSTLMPSA, from the coding sequence ATGTATCAGAACACGCAAAAAGCATTCGAGAAGTTTGTTGCTGATCACAAACCTGGGTTGATGGTCAGGTTGAGCCATCTGATTATCGTACAGGTGGCTTTTGTGTTTGCGGCTTTCATCTTGATAGTCCTGTATCCCAGTGCTCAGGGATCGTGGAGTAGGGATACCGAGCGTCTAACAGCGCATTTGAAGGTGCATGAATCGCAGATGCTGACGGTTATGGGCGACTCGAACGGTGGGCCAGCTGATTCGCTGACACAAGCCAGGGCCGAGGTTGTTTTGGGGGAGACAATGGCTGTGGACAAGGGCATTGTCTTAGCCCAACTTCGTTTTCACCAATCTGATGGAGAATCTCTGGAGTGTTGGTATCGGCCTGATACTACGGCAGCCGTCGGCCAGGATCTGGATATCTTGTGCGAAGTCAGAGCCATTGATGACCGGCAGTTGTGGGGTGCAGATCTGCATGGGCGTTTGATTCCTCTTGAACTGGATAACGAACGTATCCTGTACGGTTATTCATTCGGAGAAGAAACCGGCAATACAGCGTTGCTCCTTTTTGTGTGGGAACATAATCTTCTGGTGTCTGACCGGTCCGCAATGCTCTATGCCTTGTTGATTCTCTTCCTCGGCGCGACACTGTCGGCGTTGTTGATGGTCTATCTCATCATTCGACGGTTCAACCATCCATACCGCCTCCTCCTTCATGGTCTCGAACAAACGGCACAAGGAGAAATGTATTTCGAAATTAAGGGAGAGGGTGAACAGGAATTGGATCGAGTGCGAACTGCCTTTAACCAAATATCTCGAACTTTGTGGGATGACCAGCAAAAGATGGCGCAGTATGACCATCGACTGAAAGATGCCACTGTAAGTCTGAAGGAGTCACAGATTCTGCTCGGGACGATCATTGAAAACTCACCAGTCGGGGTGGTGGCAAGCGATCTCAACGGTAGTATTATCATTTTCAATCGCAAAGCATCGGAGCTTTTTGGTTATAGTATTCGGGAGGCAATGGGTAGTCCACTGGAGACAATATTCGACAGAGCAGTTGACTCTCAGACCGACGAAGAGAAATCCACCGATAGCGAATCAGGGTTTGAGATTGTTGGACGCAGGAAGGATGACAGCCATTTTCCAGCCTACCTGATAAGCCTGCCGTTAGCCGCTGGCGACGGATCTCCGATTGCGCAACTGTACATGGTCCGGGATATTACCGAAAGTAAGCGGTTTCAGGAAATGATGATTCGGTTGGACCGGTTCTATAACCGCGGACGGATGTCGGGCGAGATTGCTCACGAAATCAATAACCACCTGTCGGTTCTGTCCGGAAATCTGGAATTGCTGCCACTTGCTATGGCGAGAGGAGAGCAAGAGAAAACTGATCGCAATCTGCAACAAATGCGGGAAGCTGTTGAACGCATAAATCGCTTCTCGGATGGACTGATGGACAGCAATCAGAGTGTCCAGGGTGATGTTACACTTGAAGTGTGTGATGTGAACCAATTGGTAGAGAATGTGATCACATTTCTAAAACCACAGAATCGTTTCGATAGGGTTACCATTGATACGCGTCTATCGACGAGTGTTCCACTGGTGCAAATTGATGCGGCACAGGTTCAGCAGGTATTGGTGAACCTGGTTGATAATGCTGCTGAGGCCATCTGCGATAGTGGAGTTGAGGGACACATTGTTGTTTCTACAGCGACTACTGTTATCTGCGGTGAGCGGGCTGCCTGTATTGAGGTTTCCGACAATGGTCCAGGAGTACCGTCTGATAAGGTAGACAGGCTCTTTGAGCACCGTTTTACGACCAAACTACGGGGAAATGGAATTGGGTTGGTGACCTGCCGGAAAATACTCGACGGCCATAACGGTCAAATTACATACGCCTATGACCAGGGTGCGATCTTCACCCTCTGTTTGCCCGTCTGGCAGTCTGCCGATTTTGACGTGACTTCGTTTTCTTCAACGCTTATGCCCAGTGCGTAG
- a CDS encoding PAS domain S-box protein, with translation MSELKRTSASGLDRPVLVIVVVLLALLVFVFAWVGMRVSRADSLSLLVMQGTTFTEALANSSRNAIASESFYDHLVHRRFSEIVANLSDIPLDGKADESLQQIAQRHDLRAAFICDLDGSTIVSTPNNGEYGSLPDFVIEEIRALADDPESYYVLLFYQGGDVGQADHYYLRLANTLDRVFVVVADALYYAEGLSQTQIGYLVQSMAREAGVEYIIYQSTDGIIFASRATGQLLAIESDPFLAAALEGDTIVHRQYRFQDRDVLELVRPFATDEYPFGLFRIGLSLDGFYAVSRGFDRLMAVLAIAMFGLLLFGLLYFNSRQKRRQISRELRDIKSSTDVIFDQMRTGVAALSPDGTIVIANRAFEKILGVRDVLGRLWDEVVTIPELHLGEVGEWQRFSEEREIVTGADGRSKTLLVAASEVALGEKSPSGLVVVVYDITRLKEIEQASAQRERLSEMGELAAGVAHEIRNPLNAIAIAAQRLAKEFIPDSNQDEYQAFTGEIRKEAQRLNDIITRFLALAQTGREVLSEVVLSEFFEEFGRLLKIEAGELNIRLEIEVQPHLAVRANSDRLRELFTNLFGNAKEALVRRSDGQVRISVQRVDIGVEIRFSDNGPGIELDQRDKIFTPYFTTKDGGTGLGLPTVHRIVSDFGGTITVGASESSGAEFIIRIPS, from the coding sequence ATGAGTGAGTTGAAAAGGACTTCCGCATCGGGACTTGATCGGCCTGTGCTCGTGATAGTCGTAGTGCTATTGGCCCTATTAGTCTTCGTGTTTGCGTGGGTCGGGATGCGAGTCAGCCGGGCTGACAGTCTTAGCCTGTTGGTGATGCAGGGGACGACATTTACAGAGGCGCTAGCGAATTCCTCAAGGAATGCAATTGCATCGGAGTCATTCTACGATCATCTGGTTCATCGACGATTCAGTGAGATAGTAGCGAATCTGAGTGACATCCCACTGGACGGGAAGGCTGACGAATCGTTGCAGCAGATCGCTCAGCGGCATGATCTTAGAGCGGCATTCATATGTGACCTCGACGGCTCGACAATAGTCTCCACCCCAAACAATGGGGAGTACGGTTCTCTTCCAGATTTCGTGATAGAGGAAATCAGAGCTCTGGCTGACGATCCTGAGAGCTACTATGTGCTTCTCTTCTATCAGGGTGGTGACGTGGGTCAGGCTGATCATTATTATCTTCGGTTAGCCAACACGCTTGATCGTGTTTTCGTGGTGGTGGCTGATGCCCTCTACTATGCGGAAGGACTCAGCCAGACTCAGATTGGTTACCTGGTACAGAGCATGGCCCGGGAAGCGGGTGTGGAATATATCATTTATCAATCAACGGACGGCATCATCTTTGCCTCCCGTGCTACCGGTCAATTGCTGGCGATTGAGTCCGATCCTTTTCTGGCCGCAGCCCTTGAAGGTGATACGATTGTTCATCGACAATATCGGTTCCAGGATCGGGACGTGCTTGAGTTGGTGCGGCCGTTTGCGACCGATGAGTATCCTTTCGGATTGTTTCGGATCGGCCTTTCACTGGACGGGTTCTATGCCGTTTCGCGGGGGTTCGATCGTCTGATGGCGGTTCTGGCGATTGCTATGTTCGGTCTGCTTCTGTTTGGTTTGCTTTATTTCAACAGTCGTCAGAAACGTCGGCAAATCAGTCGTGAATTGCGTGACATAAAATCCAGCACGGACGTAATCTTTGATCAGATGCGGACCGGTGTGGCAGCACTCAGCCCCGATGGTACGATAGTTATCGCCAACCGCGCTTTCGAGAAGATTCTGGGTGTGAGAGATGTCCTGGGACGGTTATGGGATGAGGTTGTCACTATTCCCGAGCTACACTTGGGAGAGGTGGGAGAGTGGCAAAGATTTTCTGAAGAACGCGAAATTGTGACTGGTGCTGATGGTCGGAGCAAGACTCTATTGGTGGCAGCTTCCGAAGTTGCTCTTGGTGAGAAAAGCCCCTCGGGATTGGTTGTCGTTGTCTATGACATCACACGCCTGAAAGAGATCGAACAGGCTTCCGCTCAGCGTGAACGGCTGTCCGAAATGGGTGAATTGGCCGCAGGAGTAGCCCATGAGATCAGAAATCCTTTGAATGCAATTGCCATCGCCGCCCAACGATTAGCCAAAGAGTTTATACCGGACTCCAACCAGGATGAGTATCAAGCATTCACCGGTGAAATCCGTAAGGAAGCACAGCGCCTCAATGACATCATTACCCGATTCTTGGCTCTGGCCCAGACCGGGCGCGAGGTCTTGTCGGAGGTTGTCCTCAGCGAGTTCTTTGAGGAATTTGGCCGTCTTCTGAAGATTGAGGCTGGTGAGTTGAACATCAGGCTGGAGATTGAAGTCCAACCGCATCTTGCCGTGAGGGCCAATTCCGACCGCCTGCGCGAGCTATTCACAAATCTGTTTGGTAATGCTAAAGAAGCTCTGGTTCGTCGTTCCGACGGACAAGTTCGCATCAGTGTTCAGAGAGTCGATATCGGAGTAGAGATCAGATTCTCGGACAACGGCCCCGGGATCGAACTTGATCAGCGCGATAAGATTTTCACACCATACTTCACGACCAAGGATGGGGGAACTGGATTGGGACTGCCGACAGTGCATCGCATTGTCTCTGATTTTGGCGGGACGATAACGGTGGGAGCGTCCGAATCCAGCGGTGCGGAGTTCATCATCAGGATACCTTCATAA
- a CDS encoding citrate (Si)-synthase has translation MKTLKETLAAQIPKLRKERVNLLKKHGATKISDVNIAQAIGGMRGIKGMCCDTSVVEPDKGLIVRGYTLDKLMKKLPEEIFWLLTIGKLPTKGELALFQKELKTYGKVPDYVWKVLKAMPKSSHPMAMLDTAILAMENESVFRKRYAEGMAKQDYWDATFEDAMRVMGTIHTIAAGVYRIKYHKAKLIKSSRTLDWAADYAKMLGLAPRKGDTAKMMRLYLTLHCDHEGGNVSANTCHTVGSALSDPFYAVSAGLNGLAGPLHGLANQECLNWVLETIDKFGGVPTKKQITDYAWETLNAHKVIPGYGHAVLRVTDPRFTAFLAFGKKYLAKDPVYKTVKLVYNVVPGVLKEHGKAANPWPNVDAGSGAVLYAFGLTQFEYYTVLFSVSRAMGMLSQLILNRALGSPITRPKSVSTAWLKKAAKKK, from the coding sequence GTGAAGACTCTGAAAGAGACATTGGCTGCACAGATCCCGAAGCTCCGCAAAGAGCGCGTCAATCTTCTCAAAAAGCACGGAGCTACAAAGATCTCCGACGTCAACATCGCTCAGGCGATTGGTGGTATGCGCGGCATCAAAGGTATGTGCTGTGATACTTCAGTCGTTGAGCCGGATAAGGGACTCATCGTCCGCGGCTACACTCTTGATAAACTCATGAAGAAACTCCCCGAGGAGATCTTCTGGCTGCTCACGATCGGCAAACTACCGACCAAGGGTGAGTTGGCCTTGTTCCAAAAGGAACTCAAGACCTACGGCAAAGTTCCCGACTACGTCTGGAAAGTCCTTAAAGCTATGCCGAAATCATCGCACCCGATGGCCATGCTCGACACTGCTATCCTGGCCATGGAAAACGAATCTGTCTTCCGCAAGCGTTACGCGGAAGGTATGGCCAAGCAGGACTATTGGGATGCAACGTTTGAGGATGCCATGCGAGTGATGGGCACGATTCACACCATCGCCGCCGGTGTCTACCGCATTAAGTATCACAAGGCAAAATTGATTAAATCGTCGAGAACTCTCGATTGGGCCGCCGACTATGCCAAGATGCTTGGTTTGGCTCCTCGCAAGGGCGACACCGCCAAAATGATGCGCCTCTACCTGACTCTGCACTGCGACCATGAAGGTGGCAACGTTTCAGCCAATACCTGCCACACGGTAGGATCGGCTCTTTCTGATCCTTTCTACGCCGTCTCAGCCGGTCTGAATGGTCTGGCTGGTCCTCTGCACGGTCTCGCCAACCAGGAATGCCTCAACTGGGTCCTGGAGACAATCGACAAGTTTGGTGGCGTACCGACCAAGAAGCAGATTACCGATTATGCCTGGGAGACTCTCAACGCCCACAAGGTGATCCCTGGCTACGGTCATGCTGTACTGCGTGTTACTGATCCGCGCTTCACCGCCTTCCTCGCCTTTGGCAAGAAGTATCTCGCCAAGGATCCGGTCTACAAGACGGTCAAGCTGGTTTACAACGTTGTGCCAGGCGTTCTGAAAGAACACGGCAAGGCTGCTAACCCGTGGCCGAATGTCGATGCCGGTTCCGGCGCCGTTCTGTATGCTTTCGGCCTAACCCAGTTCGAGTACTACACAGTACTGTTCTCGGTTTCACGTGCAATGGGTATGCTGTCGCAGTTGATTCTCAACCGCGCGCTGGGCTCCCCGATCACACGGCCAAAATCAGTCAGCACCGCCTGGCTGAAGAAGGCTGCAAAGAAAAAGTAA
- a CDS encoding FAD-binding protein has product MLSKSDCDSLRKQLSNPDSLVLDPDHFEPYRHDATDETGEPAAIVFAESEEDVIASFSFCRDKEIPLIPRGAGTGLSGGCVPASGGLVLSTERMMKLDIDTKCSRAFCGPGVITKQLQDAVAEHGLAYPPDPASFEESTLGGNVAEGAGGLRCKRFGVTKDYIIGLRAITPDGSLLRTGLYGGGKGFALGDVLIASEGTLAVITEIAVRLIPASDVGTTLLVAFDHTQSAAQTVSDIIRTGLVPTVLEYIDGDAAACANEYEHSQELDNAAALLLIETNDLEREIQTNTIRHLCESNQCSYLRIETNHNKADSLWAVRRNISKAMKAMAVLRMSEDVAVPISRLPELVAFVRQMNTSSPLRINCYGHAGDGNLHINFMATEDSASFRRTMEQEIEHLLHKAIELGGTLTGEHGIGLTKRKYLESEFNAATLLSMKRIKDVFDPNQILNPGKIFP; this is encoded by the coding sequence ATGCTATCCAAATCCGATTGCGATTCACTCCGAAAGCAACTCTCGAATCCGGATAGCCTCGTTCTTGATCCAGACCATTTTGAACCCTATCGTCATGATGCCACCGACGAGACTGGTGAGCCAGCCGCGATTGTCTTTGCCGAGAGCGAAGAAGATGTGATCGCATCGTTTTCTTTTTGCCGTGACAAAGAAATACCACTAATCCCAAGGGGTGCCGGTACCGGTTTGTCCGGCGGGTGCGTACCTGCTTCAGGTGGATTGGTTCTATCTACCGAGAGAATGATGAAGCTGGACATCGATACGAAGTGTTCTCGCGCTTTCTGCGGTCCAGGTGTTATCACCAAACAGTTGCAGGACGCCGTCGCCGAGCACGGTCTGGCCTACCCACCCGATCCGGCAAGTTTTGAAGAATCGACACTCGGCGGGAATGTCGCTGAAGGTGCCGGCGGTCTACGCTGCAAAAGATTCGGCGTCACTAAAGATTATATCATCGGACTAAGAGCGATTACTCCCGACGGAAGTCTGCTGCGAACCGGCCTTTACGGTGGAGGAAAAGGTTTCGCGCTTGGAGATGTTCTGATCGCCTCCGAGGGTACGTTGGCTGTGATTACAGAGATCGCTGTCCGTTTGATCCCGGCCAGTGACGTCGGCACGACCTTGTTGGTCGCTTTTGACCATACACAGTCTGCTGCACAGACTGTATCCGATATTATTCGAACCGGACTGGTGCCTACAGTACTCGAGTACATCGATGGCGATGCTGCCGCTTGCGCCAATGAATACGAGCACTCACAAGAGCTCGATAATGCTGCCGCACTCTTGCTCATCGAAACCAACGATCTCGAAAGGGAAATCCAGACCAATACCATTCGGCATCTGTGTGAATCCAATCAATGCTCATATCTTCGGATCGAAACTAACCACAATAAGGCCGACAGTCTCTGGGCAGTTCGCCGTAATATATCAAAAGCCATGAAAGCGATGGCTGTCTTGCGAATGTCCGAAGATGTAGCAGTGCCTATCTCCCGACTGCCTGAGCTGGTCGCCTTTGTCCGTCAAATGAACACCTCTTCCCCGCTTCGCATCAACTGTTATGGCCACGCCGGTGATGGCAACCTGCACATCAATTTCATGGCGACAGAAGACTCCGCCAGTTTTCGCCGGACGATGGAACAAGAGATCGAACATCTTCTTCATAAAGCTATCGAACTTGGCGGCACGTTGACCGGCGAACATGGTATCGGTTTGACCAAACGCAAATATCTGGAATCAGAGTTCAATGCAGCCACACTATTGAGCATGAAACGAATCAAGGACGTTTTTGATCCAAACCAGATTCTCAACCCCGGGAAAATCTTTCCTTAA